TATATTAATCTGTGTTTGTTGTTCTGCGCGTTCGTCGCAGCAACGTCGCTCATTGTCTTGTGCAAAAAAACTTCGTGCGCTATCGTGTGCGGACTTGCTTCCGTGCTTGTGTTCGGGTTCGGGTTCGTGTTGTTCGTTGTCCAGCTCGTGCTGTACACCATGTCGCACGACGGCACGCCATACGCCGTGTATTTCTGCATGGCGCTGTTGTACTGCGGTTTCATCGTCGGCGGCGTGTATTGCGGAATGCTCTCGCGCAACTCGCACAAGGCGCTTTGCATATCCGCGGCAATATGCTCGATCGTTCCGCCCGTCGGCGCAGTGCTTATGGTCATACTGTCGTACAAGATCAACCGCGACTCGCGCGGGCAGGAGCTGGTGTTCAACGGCTATGCGTACACGTATGCTGCGCTTGGCGAGTTCTGCGACGGGCATAAAGCCAAGTTTCTCGACAGCGCGGGCGACGCCAGCTTTGAAAAGCTCAACAAAAAGCAAACCAAGCGCAAGCTAAAAGACCTCAAACGCGAATCCAAAACGCCTGACGGCAAGTGCGCGTACGCTGCGGCGATATTAACGTATACGCCGTATAAATATAAGAAAGCGTTAAGGCTTTTCAACAAGGCGGCGGAAGCGCATTGCGTTCAGGCAATGTTCAACCTCGGCTGCTACTACGAAACGGGCAGTTACGTAAAAAAGGATATCAAGAAAGCCAAGAGCTTTTACACCAAAGCCGCCGACGCGGGCGATACCGACGCAGTTATGCGTTTGGCGCTTATCAATATCGAGTACGGTAGCGCGCAGGACGGACTGCATATTCTCCAAGACAGAATGGAAGAGAACGGCGATATCTACGCCAAGTACAATATCGGCGTTTGCCATGAGAAAGGTTTGGGCGTGACGCGCGACGTTATCAAAGCGGTGGAGATCTATACCGAGTGCGCCAATGCGGGTATGCTCGCCGCGCAGCGCCGAATATTCGCCATTGCGAGCCATAATATCAATTCCGCACAGAACGGTCAGTTTTTCCGCACGGTGACCGACCGCGAGTTTGTCGGCACGTTCAAGACCATGATCGACGGACTTATCGAGATCAAGAAACGCCATGCCGCCGATGCCGCGGACAAGTTTCTGGAAGCGGTAAAAAAGCACGACAGCTGGGAAGGCGTTGCACGGTGCTTGGTCGGCACGCTGTATATCGATTGCGGCAAGCTTCCCGAGGACAGAAACAACGGCGCGGAGTATATCAAGTCGGCTATACCGCTCTATCCCGCCGCTAAGCATATCTACACCGTGGTCTCGCGCGGCGATATAAACAAGAACAAAAAAGAAAATAAAGAAAATTACGGTACTTAATCGGGAGTACCGTGCATACAATAGGGTATACGGGGCGAAGAAAATATTTTTAAAGAATTTTCGAAAAACCGATAAAAAACGCTTGACTTAAATTTTAAGTTGTAATATAATTCAATTGTAATCAACGTGATGCTGTTGTGCTAAACGATTACACCCCTTAAATCGCTCATCATTTTCCCCCTTATCATATAGCAAGGCGGTTGGTAGAAATACCAACCGTTTTGCATTTATATGAAAATGCGTATGCATCGGCGGATACGGACTACGTTCGGCTCGCCGCCTTGGTCATGTACTTCTATGTACACTCCCGTCGGCGGCTCACCGACTGTTGCCCGTCTGCGCCGCGCCTCCGCATTTTCATGGCTTGGACGGTTGCCCTCGGGTCATGTACGGGGGTGTACACTCCCCGTCGGGCAACCTTGCTTTCCTGCTCTTGCACGGGTCTACGCACTCTCATATACGCTTTTGCCGTGTTTACTCGCAGTTCGCTTTCCGGGGACCACCGCAAGCGGTATCGGGCATTTCCTAATTCGCAATTCCTAATTATCTTTTATCACTTGACAAAATGCGCTGTATAATGTTATATTATACACTGAATTATAAGCAGTCGGTTTTGTTATTTCCGCGGAGGGTAACGACTAATGAGAGCAAAAGCAATTAATCTAAAATACATAATTATCGCGCTATTAGCGTGCCTTTCGGTCGCGGTATCGTTTGCGTTTGTGACGATTGCGCACGCCGATGCCGAGCCGCAGGCGAGCGGCGCTATGATCCTTGCCGACGAGAGCGGCGAGGAAGGCGAAGAAGGCGAAACGCCCGACGCGACTGCCGCGTTGTTTGTCGACGGCGAGGGCGCGCCTTACGCTATCGCCGATCGCGTTTACGGCGATACGACCGCGTTCGTCGTTCCCGTGCTAAAAAGCGGCGACGTTGACAAAGCCGATTACGGCACGGAAAGCGATACGGTAACGCTCGCGCTTTACTACGGCGACGAGATCATGCCCGTAGGCGAGGGCGATTACAATACCTTTACGCGCAATATTTTCGATCACTATCTCACTCCCGTAATGCCCGCGGGCGATTACAGGCTTGAAATGACGGCGGGCGACGTGATCGAGGAAGTTAAGTTTACCGTCGGTAAACAAGAGATACCCGAAGACATGCTCAAAGATATCAACGCCGCGCTCAAAGGCAAAACGTTTGTTTACGAGTACGACGGCGAAAATCATTTGTTCGACGAGCAGGCGAAAGCTGCGGTCGAAAAAGCGCTTCAAGCGAATGCTGTAAACGTCGAGGGTACTGTTTGGTCGCTCGATAAGTACGCAGCGCTCTGCGCCGATCTTAATCTCAGCTACAACCTTATGCGCCTGCACAGCGACGTATACTACGACTGGGAGTCGCTCGAAATAATGACCGTGCTTCCCGACCGGTACGTGGTTTACTATAAGGTCGACAGCCCCAACTTCTATTCATCGACGGAGAAGCTCGGCGAGGGCGAGGCGCGCACCGATTACTTCTTCAACGTGGAAGTCGTAAGGTCCGTTCCCATTCCCGTCGTAAACGACAAGAGCTATACCGGCGAGCTGCAAAAGGCGGACGCCGCGGGCAATGATATTTACGTTGTCGCTGTCAATAACGGTGGCACGGAAGCGGGCGCGTACGACGTAGTGTTCACTTTCTACAAGCCCGACTTCTATATGTGGGAAGGTCAGACGCTCGAAACCAAGACCGACAGCATCAAAGTTACGTTCAGGATCAATCGTGCGGTCAATGATTGGACGGATAAGCCCGCCGTTACCGGCTGGGTCGCGGGAAAGTACAGCGAGGTCGATAACGCCGTTGTCGGCGCGGCGGAGTACGGCACCGTGCATATCGTCATCACCAACAGCGACGATACTGTAGTTTACGATAATGTCGCGGGCGTGAATCATCTCGCGCGCGCCAGGGCGGGAGTGTATAATCTTTCCGCGACCGTAGAGGGCACCGCCGATTATAACGGCCTTTCGTATTCCGTGTTTGTCCGCGTGTTCGATAAAGCGGGGCTGCCGTGGTGGGCGATACTCGCTATCGTCGTCGGCGTACTGCTTATCGTCGCGCTCGTGATATTCATACTGTGGAAGAAAAAGGTGTTCCAGTTCCTTACCGATAAGCTCGTTTTGTCTATCCGCACCCGCGCCACGATCGACGCGACCATCGCCGCCGTGCGCGCTGCTAAGACAGCCGAGGAAGGTGAAAAGTCGGTGGCCGCCGCTAAGCGTAAGGAGGCCGCTGCTGCGCGTAAAGCCGAAGCGGAAGCCGAAAAGACCAAGACCGCAGAGGAACGCGCCGTAGCGCTCGAAGCCAAGGCGGACGCCGCCGACGCGCGCGTAGAAAAGATGCGCGCAAAAGCCGAAGCCATGCGTTTGCTCGCCGAGCGTGCGCGCGCCGAAGCCGCCGCGACATCGGATGGTGCTGACGGCGAAGAACAGGCGACCGATGAACAAGAACCCGAAACTGCGACGGAAGAATAACCCGTCGATCAAATAAAAATTAGGACATATAAAGGAGATAAGAATTATGTCGTTGAAACGTGATCTTGCAAAGGAAATGCAGTTGATCGAGGAAGAAATCAAGGTGCTCGAAGCTAAGCGTACGCGTTCGCAAGCCGCGCTTATCGAGGCGATCATCAGCCGTCGCGATCCTGACGAAAACGAAATGCGGTATTTCAGAACGTATACCGCCGAGATCGAGGTCAAGCGCGAGCGGCTTACCGAGATCACCAATCAGCTTAAAAACTTAGTTTAATTTTTTGCCTTCTTTCTTGTGAACAAGAAAGAAGCAAAGAAAACTTTAAGTGAAATAATAAAAGCCGTATCGAGCAAAAACTCTCGATATGGCTTTTTGTTTGTAAAAAATGGATAAGACGAACAACCGATAGCCTTCCCCAAATGGGGAAGGTGGCGGCGACGAAGGAGCCGACGGATGAGGGCATTTATTTAATTTATCCTTCTCCCTGTCCCCCTGACTATCCCCGACAACATTCGCTTTCGCTATCATAAAAGCAACAAAACACGGCATACATTATACAGTATAATTAGAGATAGGTGAAGTGTATGCTGTATCAAAAAAAGATGCTTATATTAAGCGGCGACGGTAAGGGCGTCGTCCTCGTCGAAAAGAGTGCGGGCGGCGCTATGTTCTCGCTGCGCACGTTCGACCTTCGCGCGTATTCCGCGCCGCTCAAAGTCGGGATAGTCACCAAAACGCACGTAGTGGTGCGCGACCTTCCCGCGGGCGACGATCCCGCGCTGGCGTTCTCGCTCGACGTGGGCGATATTACCGAACTGCATTTTGCCGTGTTCGACGACGGCTTGCGCTTGTACGGCACCAACGCCAAGCGTATGTGGGAAGCCAATCTTATGGACCTTCTCGCACGGCACGACCACCGTCCGCCGCCGGTCGCGAGTAAACCCACGCCTGCCGCGCTTCCGCCGCTCAGCCCCAAGCCCGAGGTCTTGCCCATGCCCGACGGTACGGGCATTCCGCAGTCGCGGCTTTCGCTGTACGGCGACGAAGCGATAGCCGAAGCGGACTTCTATACCACGCTCGACCTGTCGGCGCGTATGCCCGTAGTCGATAAATTTCTCGACACCCCGCGCGTGCTCGACGACCGCATTGCGCCGCGTATTGAGCCACGCGTTGTCGAACCGCCGAAAGCCGAACCCGAGCCCGAGCAAGTAGTCGAAGAAAGCCCGACCGTAGAAGCGGCAGTCGTAACCGAAAAAGAAATAGAGGAGAGCGAGGAAGAAGAAATCGAAATTCGCTCTATGCAAGAACCAGAAGAAGCGGACGAACCGCTCG
Above is a genomic segment from Clostridiales bacterium containing:
- a CDS encoding sel1 repeat family protein — its product is MNTTITITIRTLSAIIPTWYVTQHTVDIMFYINLCLLFCAFVAATSLIVLCKKTSCAIVCGLASVLVFGFGFVLFVVQLVLYTMSHDGTPYAVYFCMALLYCGFIVGGVYCGMLSRNSHKALCISAAICSIVPPVGAVLMVILSYKINRDSRGQELVFNGYAYTYAALGEFCDGHKAKFLDSAGDASFEKLNKKQTKRKLKDLKRESKTPDGKCAYAAAILTYTPYKYKKALRLFNKAAEAHCVQAMFNLGCYYETGSYVKKDIKKAKSFYTKAADAGDTDAVMRLALINIEYGSAQDGLHILQDRMEENGDIYAKYNIGVCHEKGLGVTRDVIKAVEIYTECANAGMLAAQRRIFAIASHNINSAQNGQFFRTVTDREFVGTFKTMIDGLIEIKKRHAADAADKFLEAVKKHDSWEGVARCLVGTLYIDCGKLPEDRNNGAEYIKSAIPLYPAAKHIYTVVSRGDINKNKKENKENYGT